In Setaria italica strain Yugu1 chromosome IX, Setaria_italica_v2.0, whole genome shotgun sequence, the genomic stretch TGCCCGATCTTGAGCAGTTGACACTGTAACTGAGCGCCTTCTCCTGGACACACAAGAGCAAAAGCTGATGCAGAATGACACAGGCTTTAACAGAGATGGGAAATCACTCACTACTACCAATACTCGTCAGAAATTACAGGCGACCAGCTCGAGGAGAGCACTATCAGTGCAAAGCCATAAGCTACTTGACCAAGGTCCACGGGATGCGGAGCAGAAACGGACGGCGACCTATTACAGTAGGTACATTACAGGTGACCGCAGCCGAAGCACAGACGCAACCTCAACGACGACGACAATGTACGTGATCAATCCATCATGCAAAAGCCACGAGAAGCATAGAAGACAAACTCAATTCACAGGGACACAACCTGGCCGGCGACGGCCGCTCATCGCTATTCGGCCacagcttcctcttcctcctcatcctcgtaCTCCTCGTCAGCGGTGGCATCCTGGTACTGCTGGTACTCTGCAACCAGGTCGTTCATGTTGCTCTCAGCCTCGGTGAACTCCATCTCGTCCATGCCCTCACCGGTGTACCAGTGCAAGAAGGCCTTGCGCCTGAACATGGCGGTGAACTGCTCGCTCACCCTGCGGAACATCTCCTGGATGGAGGTGGAGTTCCCCACGAAGGTGCCCGCCATCTTCAGCCCCTTGGGCGGGATGTCACACACGCTGGACTTGACGTTGTTGGGGATCCACTCCACGAAGTAGGAAGAGTTCTTGTTCTGGACGTTGAGCATCTGCTCGTCCACCTCCTTGGTGCTCATCTTCCCGCGGAACATGGCTGAGGCCGTGAGGTAGCGGCCATGGCGGGGGTCGGCGGCGCACATCATGTTCTTGGCATCCCACATCTGCTGAGTCAGCTCAGGGACGGTGAGGGCACGGTACTGCTGCGATCCACGTGAGGTCAGCGGCGCAAAGCCAACCATGAAGAAATGGAGACGAGGGAACGGGATGAGGTTCACAGCAAGCTTGCGCAGGTCGGAGTTGAGCTGACCAGGGAACCTCAGGCAGCATGTGACACCACTCATGGTAGCAGAGATAAGATGGTTCAGGTCACCAACTGCATTGTTAGAAATCTTTATCAGTGCCTACTTTTCAAATTAAATACAAATTACAGCATATTAGATCCAGAGATATCACATGTCATACAGCAAGTAAAGAATTAGTGATGATTAACTTACAGGTAGGGGTGGCGAGCTTTAGCGTGCGGAAGCATATGTCATACAGAGCTTCATTGTCAAGCACCATACATTCATCAGCATTCTCAACAAGTTGGTGAACCGAAAGTGTAGCATTGTATGGCTCCACAACAGTATCTGAAACTTTTGGCGATGGGAAGACAGAGAAGGTCAACATCATCCTATCAGGGTACTCCTCCCTGATCTTAGAAATAAGAAGGGTGCCCATGCCAGATCCAGTGCCTCCTCCCAACGAATGGCAAACTTGGAAACCTGTATATGAATCAAAATGTGATTCAATTATTCAAATACAAGCAGTATTCCAGCATGCAAATGTAAAAGGCAGCCTTGGACTACACAGGTTCAAAAGATACAGGAGCAACTAAAGGTGTCAAAGAGCTAGCAATATGTCAGAACTGCGACACATTAAACGAGACCAGAGTTTGTGTGCAATCATCAATCATGTTGCAACAGTTAAGTGATATTTGAATTGAGTCAACATCACAACATACTGCCACCATGCTTTGGTAGGCCATGAACCTATCTTGACATGCTACCAGAAATTTAATTTGGGCATGACATAGTTTATAGCATATCAAACAATAATCATAGTGATTAGATTACAAAGATACAAAGTTCAGCCCTTATTTATTCACCAAGAAGACAAGGGATCTATTTCGTCTGGTGTTTGGCAAAAGAATTCAGTCCAGCTATGGCACaatatttaatttaattttttaatagaaACAGGTCATTAGCAGTTGTAGGGTGCCAGAGTGGAACTCCATGCTAACACATCCAACACTCAAGTTACAGGAATAAAATATCCATCCTACCGACAGTTGATGTCAGTACAGCTACTTAGCCCAGAAGAAGCTACAGGAGTTCAACCAAAACATGAATTCACCAGAGCATATTCATGAAAACCAACATATTAACTAGCACAGCTATACAAAGTTCCATCTTGACAGTGCCAATATAACCGCAAATAAACCATAAAAACACCACAACTAACTACTATAGGTACAATTTTCCTTCCAAGTTACTATCTCACTCAGGCTGTACAAACCTACTGAATAACAGAAATGAACAAAAAACGTCAGTTCATCATGAAAGGTAGAAATTAGCCAGACTCGCAACAACCAGCAATCCCTTTCAATTCATTCACAGATATAACAACCTACCTAGAGACTAAATGACTAACAAATAGCACAACATCACTTAGCAAATTGATCAGATCATTTGGTGGAACATGACAGTGAAGACGAAAAATTACTACATATGGCCAGCAATGCAAATAACAAAGGGTACCTCGCCGAAATGCCAATTGGAGACAGATTTTAATTGCATCCACAAACACCCCCGGAACCCTAGATCTGGACTAGCTCTACCTCCCCCACGTGCTGCCGCTCCCGGATCTAAGCCTAACCGGCTAGCCCCTTAACCCCAAAGGAAAATCTAACCAAATCAGAGAGCGCGAGGGGATGGGAATGGGATGGGCGGAACAATACCCTGGAGGCAGTCGCAGTTCTCGGCCTCCTTGCGGACGACGTCGAGGACGGAGTCGATGAGCTCGGCGCCCTCGGTGTAGTGTCCCTTGGCCCAGTTGTTGCCGGCGCCGGACTGGCCGAAGACGAAGTTGTCGGGGCGGAAGATCTGGCCGAAGGGGCCCGAGCGCACGGAGTCCATGGTCCCTGGCTCGAGGTCCATGAGCACGGCGCGAGGCACGAACCGCCCCCCGCTGGCCTCGTTGTAGTAGACGTTGATGCGCTCGAGCTGGAGGTCCGAGTCCCCCGCGTAGCGGCCCGTGGCGTCGATGCCGTGCTCGTCGCAGATCACCTCCCAGAACTTGGCGCCGATCTGGTTCCCGCACTGCCCGCCCTGGATGTGCAGGATCTCCCTCATGGCtgacgccgccttcgccggtGACTTCGCCGGagcggctggggtcggagggggagcggcgcgggtGTGGGTCGGGTGCCTGGTGGTGCGCGTGTGCTGCGGGGCTGCGGCTTGTGGTTTGGGTGAGGACTGATTTGAAATGGTGCTTTATGCTGTTGGCGTGGGGTTCGTTCGTTCGAGGGCGTTGTGATGTGGCCTGTGTGCGGAGGTCTTCACCGCGCCCGGTGCCCGGTGGGGAGGCCCGGCCGCGGTGGGGGATGTTGCCTCGGGGCCCAGCTGCAGAGAGGGTGGGGAGTAatgtgtggtggcggtgggatCGTCCCTGCCGTCCATCTCGGGCGTGCGTTCTGTAAATCGGACGGTTATCAGGAGGTCTTGTACTCTTGTTCGCCCGGTTCCGtgatgttttctttttcaaggcAACTTTCTGGATGTCGTTATCTGGTTCCTTTTGAAATTGTTATATGCCCTACGAAAATACGATTTTACCCTATAAACCtaccacccttctccctcctctcctccccttctccctatGCATGCCTGCCAGGCTGCCACAGCTAGCACCTCCCAAAAGTTTTTTGAGGGCCAGCGGCCGCGGCACCAGCGAGCGGCCGCAGCCCGATCCACCGCTCTAGCTCGGTGACGGCGAGGCTGGTAACGGTGGCAGGCGCGTCCTCGAGGAAGCAGCCGAGCTCGTCGTGGCCCCACGCACTCTGCATGGAGTTAACGTGCCCCCGCCACGGGACGCCGGCGCCGAACCGAAGCTCCACGGAGTTGGTCAGGCATGCCAGGCGCTCCAGCATCGGGAGCATGAGGAGCTCGATGGCTAGGAACGAGCAGCCGTTGACGATGAGCTCCTTCAGCCGCGAGCTCGGCGTGCTAATCACCCATCGCTTCGTCTTTCCCGCACAGCCGCACGTACCGCCGACATGGCACGAGGCGCAGCGTCTCCAGTGGTGAGCATGCGGTGAAGAGTCTCTGGTAAGTGAACGTCGGCATGTCCCGTAGGACGAGCTCGGCAAGCGCGCCGTACCGGTACAGCCAGGGGTGGATTtgggccccgggctgcagcccgaggCGAGGCTCAAGAAGACTaggaacaagtttcataaaaatGGCATAAAAAGGCCAGGCAGCCCATTAGCCTACCCTGACGCGAAGTGAGCCCAGCAAGCCGGAACCCTAGCCCTGGTCAGCTGACCGCGCGCCTCCTGTCCGCACTTGTCCTTCGCGAAACGCAAGTCGCGCGCCTCCCGTTCGGGTCCGACCATTTGCACGACCGCACCCGTTGGCGCCGCGCCATCTCCTGCCCCTCCCTTACCCTCGTTGTCGTCGGTCGCTGgctcgccgccacccgccaGGTCGCCACCTCGCCGGTCTCCCTCagcggccccgccggccgcgcgcccatGCCCCCATGCGCCCATGcccccaccggccgccggctGAGCGGCAACGCGCCCGCTTGCCAGGCGCCGACCGCCGGCTGAGCGGCACTGCGGCAGCGCGCCAGCGGCTGAGCCGCTGAGGGCAGGCAGCagccaagcagcagcaggcatGTGAGATACTACGGGGAGATATCCATTACTTCATTGAGTATTTGAGTCTTactttgcaattgcaacattCCATACGTTAGAATGGAGAGATACTATGCTAAAAAAGATGCGTCAAAGAGTAGTGCCGAAACTAAAGAGAGCCGCGTTGAGCAAAAAAGACCACGGATTGAACTTGATATGAGAGATATAGTTGCTGATCCAGGAGACAGGAAGCCAATTGATGATTTTCATCATGACATTAGGGATGAGGCTAGGAGAGCATATCTACGAATAGGTCCATATAGGCTAGCTGGTCATAAGTTTCCAAAAACGAAAAAAGATGGTAAAGGCCAATCAAGAGGATTTGTTGgatcatggtttgatcaatttgattgttTAGAATACAATGTAGCCAAGGATGCAGCTTATTGCTTTTATTGCTATCTCTTTAAGCCACAACAAACTGGTTTCATAGTAATGATACATTCACTAAAgttgggtttagaaattggaagaaTGCAAAGGATTCTTTCAAGGAGCATGCTCAATCAATTGATGGCTTTCATAGTAATGCAAGAAAGAGTGCATTTGATTTCAAAAATTAGAGGCAAAGTGTTCAACATGTGTGGACTATTACAAGTGCAACAGAAGAGGAGGCATATAAAGCTCGTTTAACTAACATGTTAGACATTGCTAGATTTCTCCTTTTGCAAGCTCTAGTCTTTCATGGATATGATGAGTCTAAAACATCAAGAAATAAAAGGGAACTTTATGGAGATGCTTGAATGGTAAAAAAGAAGGATCCTAAGGCTGCACTTGTGACCAGTGAAAATGCTCCAGGGAATAATCAAATGAGTAGTCCAATGGTTCAAAAAGATTTGGCTAGAGCTTGTGCAGAGGAGACAAGTGAGTTAATTAAAAGTGAAATAGGAGATTGTTGGTTTGCGGTGCTTGTTGACGAGGCTCGTGATGCATCTATTAAGGAACAAATGGTTGTGGTTGTGAGGTATATATCTCCTCCCCATTTGGTTATTTtgttggttttgttttgttgctttcaaATAAcactatttttccttttctcttgtaGGTTTGTCAATGATAAAGGAAGTATGATTGAGAAGTTTCTTGGCATTGAACATGTTTCTGACACCACATCACCTTTATTAAAAGAAGCATTGGATACTATGCTTAGAAAATATGGTCTATCTGTTTCCAAGGTTAGAGGGCAAGGATATGATGGAGCTTCAAATATGAGAGGACAGTTTCATGGGTTACAAAGACTGGTATTGAATGAAAACCTATTTGCCTTTTACATCCACTGTTTTGCTCATCAATTGCAGCTTGTGGTAGTTTCTGTAGCCAAGTGTTGTGATtcaacttttgatttcttcaattatgTCACTTCAATTATCAATGTTGTTACTGCTTCCTGCAAGAGGAAAGATCAACTCCTTCAAAGTCACCATGATAAGCTTGTTAAGCAGTTAGATAGTGGTGCTATTTTTT encodes the following:
- the LOC101780256 gene encoding tubulin beta-7 chain; translated protein: MREILHIQGGQCGNQIGAKFWEVICDEHGIDATGRYAGDSDLQLERINVYYNEASGGRFVPRAVLMDLEPGTMDSVRSGPFGQIFRPDNFVFGQSGAGNNWAKGHYTEGAELIDSVLDVVRKEAENCDCLQGFQVCHSLGGGTGSGMGTLLISKIREEYPDRMMLTFSVFPSPKVSDTVVEPYNATLSVHQLVENADECMVLDNEALYDICFRTLKLATPTFGDLNHLISATMSGVTCCLRFPGQLNSDLRKLAVNLIPFPRLHFFMVGFAPLTSRGSQQYRALTVPELTQQMWDAKNMMCAADPRHGRYLTASAMFRGKMSTKEVDEQMLNVQNKNSSYFVEWIPNNVKSSVCDIPPKGLKMAGTFVGNSTSIQEMFRRVSEQFTAMFRRKAFLHWYTGEGMDEMEFTEAESNMNDLVAEYQQYQDATADEEYEDEEEEEAVAE